The region ACTGAACAGTTGTGAAAATCAAATACAACACCTCTTCTTcatcaaaacataaaaaaagagcAAACTACGCTGCATGTGCACATTTCAGAAGAATTTTCAAAGCTCAAAGTTCTGTCCCAGAATATCAACACTTCATGACACAATAACAATGTAACTGAGCCCAGTGGCATACTTGGAAAATTAAAAATCCAACAACAGTCCAACAGGGAATGATGCtggccaaaataacaggggAAAATTGGTTTCAGACTCAAAAAGCCTTATGATAACAGTGCGATCAAAGACTTGAGCTTAAGTCACATACAACAGCCCAGAAAACAGTCTCGTCATAGGTGCATATCCTAGTGTTAATTTGCACTTTTCACTGATTCAAAGTTATAAGCGCAAACTAACATGTAAACATtgaaagggaagagagagaaaaaaaaaaataataataaactcagATCGGTGTGTCAAATATAACACAGAAGAAACAGCCTCATATCCCAGAAACATGGCTCCCCAAGAATGTCTTCAGTGAACTGAGAGTGTGGCTTGTCAGCATTTAGCACtactattttaattataataaaggaaaaaaaaaaagtaactacTTCAAATAATTTATACAACCTCTGTGGAAATAATAAGAACATGTCATGTTAGACATTCAGTGTTTGAGCAGGAACCAGATCTGTGGAAGCAAACAGATGCGAGTCTAGACGAGAATGTTTATCTCAGGGGGAGGGGGATGCTGCTTTTACCAACTGTGATAATGCCATTGTGGTTGCATGCTCTTTAAAAGCAACTAAATATATGCTAACAAAATCTACTCTATCTATTCTACACTAACAGAAGAGCCAAGTAGAAGCCTACACAAAGTTAAGAGTATACTGATGGTCGAGGTTATTTTGTAGCGGTCatttaaaaggaaaagagagagagaaaaaaaaaaagaaaaaccctaCAACAAAAATTAAGTGAAAAATCTTCAGTAGATCACTTGCAACAAAAACTTGGAAACAAAAAAGGAGTAGGGATACTTTCCATACAACAAGTCTAACACTGAATGATAACTATTCGGCGCAGGCCCCTGCTCATCTGTACCCTGGGTGATGAATATGCACATTTCGACTGTCACCTGAATCTGGAGGCCTGCGCATCTTTATCATTGCCACGTTCTGCTCTCGGAAGCAGGGGGCCTGGTAATCTCCGCCCACGTACTCCATGTTTTGCATCACATTCGTCTGGCCAGGGGCGACAGCCCCGGTCCTGTACTGGGCCCCAGGCGTGCAGTCTATGGAGGCTCCCGAAAGGCCTCCGTGGAATGGAATGGCCAGGTCCTGAGACCCCGAGCTGTCGCTGTTAGGAGTTGGTAAGATGTTATTCCATGGTGGCTGCATGTAGTGCCCATTGCTGTAATTTACAGCCCCTGGCATGCCACtgacagggggagagggggtaGGTTTGTCTATGGGGGGCTTTATACTAAAGGGCTGGCCCATGCAGGGGTCCTGAGAGTAGCTCAAGCTCTTCGTGGGAAAGCCAGATCCATCTCTGGGTGGATTCTTGCTGGGGAGTGCTCCCTCAGGCAGGGGCTGGAGGTGAGCCAGCTGCTGTTGGTTCCATGTGTGTTGCTGCGGTTGTTGTTGCTGTGGCAACTGAGGCTGGGCCTGGTGCTTCAAATCATGATAGGCAGGCATCCTGTTCATGGCAACCATGTTAGGCAGTGTTAGAGCAGGGGCAGGGCCGGGGCCAGCTTTGTCTGAGGTGTTACTGAGGGCGCAAGACAGCAGAGGGTTGTTGATGCACACTCGGGAGCTTGCATTGATGAGGAGGTTGCGGCTGATGGGGCTAGGGTTAGCAATCTGTCCTTCACACACGGAGGTAGCGCTCACACCGGCCCGGGCCTGGCAGAACTGGTTAATCTGATGCACAATGCTGTTCAGGTCACCGGGCCGGTTCTGATGCAGGCTGGCAGCCATGGACAGCGGGATTGTTGAGGTAGACACAGTCACATTGGGAGGAGCATCAGCATCAGGGAGCTTGGCAGAGACCTGCATGCCTGCTGGGTGCTGCAGGGGCTGCATGACACCATTGGTGGCTGGAGGGCCTGCCCCAGAGGCTTGAGGAATCAGCTGCGATTGAGGAAAACCCTGGGTATGCTGCAAGCATGCTGACTGAGTCATGTCAGGAAGATGCCGGAGGGCCTGTGGACCTTGTTGGTggtggtgctgctgctgctgcactagAGCATGTTGGTGGTTGAGAGCATGATGTAGCACAGGCTGTTGGCCAACAAAGCTAGGATGGACAGTCTGCTGATGGCCCAGACTTTGCTGCTGTGGTAAACTGGCAGTATGAGCCATGGatttctgctgctgttgctgcatTGCATGGGGATGGGGAAGGGTCTGTTGTGCCTGCAAGCTCTGAGAGTGGGTGAGGCCTTTTTGAGTCAGCAGCTGCGGCTGGGAAAGGGCCTGCATGCGAGATACAGTCTGAGGCGGGTTTAAAGTGCTTGGAGTGCCATAGTGTCCACTCTGCGGATTCATGACGATCTTGGGGAGGAAGCGGGCTCGGCCGCCTTCAAACTCTTTGAGGATTCCTTTAACAGGAACTTTTACAATGGCCAAGAGGCCTGTCCTGGCACTGACCTGAGACGGATAAGGACTGTATCGTTGACTGGAAGTGTCAAGACCGTTCACTGTACGCCGGAGATGCTTTCTCTGAGGTACTTTAACGCTACTGGGGAAGATTTTTATAGTCAGTGGGTTATTGGCAACTTTCTTAGCATAGGCATCCAATTCCGCTGGGGTTGGATACTGTGCGGATCTCATCTTCTGCGTAGTGTCCCCTGAAAAAGAGTGGATAGGGTGTATCACAAGGAAAGTGAAGCGCATCTGACATGCAGAGTGGTTCATATATAAATACTAGCCCTTACTGTGATTGAACATAAGGCATTTAAATAGATACATTGtataaacaatgttttttataaatataaaagccTAATCATTTGCATATAATTTAACTACAAAATTTTTATATTtgctacatattttttttttaatgcaagaGAACATAAATGCCATGATTGTATTGAGctaaataaattttaaaccGGTGCAGTTTTCAGACAGTAAAAAGCACAGTATATAAAGACAACTTGACTTCCATTTTATGAGGAAAACGtataaaaacagtaaaagtaATCCCACCAGTATAATTCTGgcaaggtgttttttttaatcattagtGGTCACAACTAAGTTAAATTTAactaaacagcatttaactgtGCAAGACCTGCTAATGCTGCTATTCATACTTTGCACCAGTATATGAGTATAGCCAGTATACCAGGAGGACCAAACGTGCCAAAattgggagagaaaaaaaaaacaaaaaaaaaaacacatcgtttatattaaaataattgaataaataaaatgaatacattaaaaattatgtatttaataaatttatttaataacaaagtatatttttaaaataaattaatcaggagagagagagaaagtaaattaaatacacacagaaaaacacattttaatttatgtaaGGTTTATTATCTTCTCTGGGTTctacttttttcatttatttttatatttattatcattattatggaggaaattaattttattggttcgttattaattattaataaattaatttattttttggcaGGTTTGGATTTATTTAAATCTTTAAGCTAATATTTAAGTAAATGCTGCGGCTCGTCTATTCTGGTTCCTGTTGGatttttttaaggtgaaatagaGATCTAAAATAAGGAGCTGGCAAACAAGGGACAGTCTcaactgttttttttacccTGGTTTCTTTcataaaacagacaaagatgAATATTCTGCAAACCTTCAGTCCTTTTACTCTATTCAGGCCCCTTGCTTATTCTATCCAGATACAAAAAAATATACCTCATCATACACTCGCCTGCGGGAGTGTTCTGCATGGGTGGGTGAACATGTATGGCGTATATATGACCTcatgtgagtttttttttcccttatgaATCTGCCAGAGGGAGAAAACCATAGGAAAGGGCAAGAGAAGTAAAATGccaaaggctgtgtgtgtgtgtaagcataCAATTTGTACATTAATGGCTGTGATCTGTTTGTATATTTGTTACTACATTCCATGCAGAACAAGTCACAATACAGATCCAAAATTCACCCACCCCTAACAAACATGCATAAttatcagacaaaaaaaaatatcaacaaatatatttatgattCCTAACTAACAGTCGGGTCCACACAGTGGACATTTTGGAACCTAATATATGAAGCAGATAAATATGCAAGGATAAACTATGAAATTCAaattaacatgagaaaatggGTTAATTCTGTTCTGACAAAACTTAACAGGAAAATATTTCTATTCATTAATGTTCTGTAACCAATTAAACCTgttcagtgttgcagtgggtctggagctgaTGGGGAATCACTGCACGAAAAGCAGAACAGGTATTACAAGGTATCTCACtgtatctcacacacacctatgactACTTTTGAACAGTCAATCCGCCCACCAACATGTCTTTTTGGACAGTGGGGTTAAACTGAAGCACCACAAGGAAATCCAAACTTCTCAAAAGGCATTGACTCAAGGTGTGGACTGAACCCAAAAGCCCAGAACCCCGGAGTAGTGTGGCAACAACACTAGTAAAACTATTTTAGGCTAAAAAATACTTTTCAATTTTATTGATAAAATACAGGAAAATTGATTTTCCATATCAGTATTAGCCTGATGAAGAGTCAGCCTCAGTCAGGCAGGAATTCCA is a window of Hoplias malabaricus isolate fHopMal1 chromosome 1, fHopMal1.hap1, whole genome shotgun sequence DNA encoding:
- the fam222bb gene encoding protein FAM222B isoform X2 is translated as MLACLPVSTPSLQLLTHTQMNTGLQKWDTTQKMRSAQYPTPAELDAYAKKVANNPLTIKIFPSSVKVPQRKHLRRTVNGLDTSSQRYSPYPSQVSARTGLLAIVKVPVKGILKEFEGGRARFLPKIVMNPQSGHYGTPSTLNPPQTVSRMQALSQPQLLTQKGLTHSQSLQAQQTLPHPHAMQQQQQKSMAHTASLPQQQSLGHQQTVHPSFVGQQPVLHHALNHQHALVQQQQHHHQQGPQALRHLPDMTQSACLQHTQGFPQSQLIPQASGAGPPATNGVMQPLQHPAGMQVSAKLPDADAPPNVTVSTSTIPLSMAASLHQNRPGDLNSIVHQINQFCQARAGVSATSVCEGQIANPSPISRNLLINASSRVCINNPLLSCALSNTSDKAGPGPAPALTLPNMVAMNRMPAYHDLKHQAQPQLPQQQQPQQHTWNQQQLAHLQPLPEGALPSKNPPRDGSGFPTKSLSYSQDPCMGQPFSIKPPIDKPTPSPPVSGMPGAVNYSNGHYMQPPWNNILPTPNSDSSGSQDLAIPFHGGLSGASIDCTPGAQYRTGAVAPGQTNVMQNMEYVGGDYQAPCFREQNVAMIKMRRPPDSECCRDNFPHFQNSGVCIYCFS
- the fam222bb gene encoding protein FAM222B isoform X1; this encodes MLACLPVSTPSLQLLTHTQMNTGLQKWDTTQKMRSAQYPTPAELDAYAKKVANNPLTIKIFPSSVKVPQRKHLRRTVNGLDTSSQRYSPYPSQVSARTGLLAIVKVPVKGILKEFEGGRARFLPKIVMNPQSGHYGTPSTLNPPQTVSRMQALSQPQLLTQKGLTHSQSLQAQQTLPHPHAMQQQQQKSMAHTASLPQQQSLGHQQTVHPSFVGQQPVLHHALNHQHALVQQQQHHHQQGPQALRHLPDMTQSACLQHTQGFPQSQLIPQASGAGPPATNGVMQPLQHPAGMQVSAKLPDADAPPNVTVSTSTIPLSMAASLHQNRPGDLNSIVHQINQFCQARAGVSATSVCEGQIANPSPISRNLLINASSRVCINNPLLSCALSNTSDKAGPGPAPALTLPNMVAMNRMPAYHDLKHQAQPQLPQQQQPQQHTWNQQQLAHLQPLPEGALPSKNPPRDGSGFPTKSLSYSQDPCMGQPFSIKPPIDKPTPSPPVSGMPGAVNYSNGHYMQPPWNNILPTPNSDSSGSQDLAIPFHGGLSGASIDCTPGAQYRTGAVAPGQTNVMQNMEYVGGDYQAPCFREQNVAMIKMRRPPDSGQLVPLHMPSAHFVHIPLQPPTPHITSQL